DNA from Triticum aestivum cultivar Chinese Spring chromosome 7D, IWGSC CS RefSeq v2.1, whole genome shotgun sequence:
acctgtgcagaatcgctggcagtacggccctgagagacagaacaagcatctccgacggaaatgtggaaacaaagctaagattgaagcttccatagctgaggcagttatcctagaggaggtgtcagacctcaggacatcatactatccagaccacgttccccatctgcataacaaggtgcctcgatacaatatagaagagcccaagtatcaacccaggctccatctattcaacgcgcaaggtgggagggctggggcctcgaaatcttataacatgccacgacaagagtgggaggacctcatgttctatatcttgcacaacatcaaggaagttgaggaagtgtggatgaggtaataccactacaccattcctttatgtcttccacatcatcatgttccatgttcacttagtcccggtctaacaccgcttttctttttttagtgatttcgttcaagaggaatggacgggaatgaatcctcctactgaggcggaggcacttactcttctccgtcatggaaaccctggacgtaaaaattttgttgcttggttcatggagaaagtaattttccacactcccctattaaatacctagttcaacatttATCAGTTAATCGAACTAATGCACGCAGCAATttcaattatacttgtagggaaaagatccgaacatatctatggatgatgaattgagatgggtttccatgggttttgaccctgccgtcatgacatgtaaaaagtatgatgtgaatgggtatcgcttccatacagaggagcaccaaaacagccggcccgatcccaaaactataaaaACCGGAGTGTACACtcccggtcaaaattcagtagactactacggaagggtacaaaatatatacgaggttaaattccgccaggggcgtgagaccctaagtctgcctgtgttcaatgccgatggttcgatccacgggagggggtaaaacatacggcttccattggtttggtcgaagttaaaccatcaaccgtctatgccggagccgatctcttcattgcggctacccaagctacacaagtatattatctgccttacccatgccagaaagagtatctaaagggttgggaagttgtgttcaaggtgtcgccacatggtaagctaccagacccgaatgaagacgattagTACAACATTAACCCCacgacatacgagggagtgttctatcaagagcaaccggatgatgatgatgatgatgtggttagaaacgataacgctagaccattgggtgatgatgatgtggatccaaacgtcgacgatgcacggaatgatggtgagaccattgtcaatgaagatgacatacttatgctagaaaagttaaacgacgacgctggcgacgaggaagagcctccacctccgtcagacaacgaagatgatatgattgatagtgatgatgagacggaccgagaaagaggttacaatagtgatgattcatatgggttctagcagatgtacgtttcaagtctttttttctatagtttaggaatatgcctttttatgcatttttattaatgtgtttattatcatgccttttccttcatttcattaatttactaattgcttattcTATTTTCAATgtaggttcgtggaacatgggcaaggggaaggccgatgGCGTGGGTTTCGtacgcaaggtcgtcggcctgcctagtcggagtggtcgagcacgtaatcctccccctcggctacttgacgatgactcctcacagggaggtcgagggagaggtgcccctagaggaggagggggcggtgggagagcctctagagggcgaggtggtggggggagagccactacagggggtcgcggccggaaagagcgcaccctcaccgacttaggggtgttgtcttcgaggccctcctctagtgaggtaccctctggcaagaaggaggatgaggaggaggaggaggaggaggaggttcaggatggggccgaggaggaggcaggcgaggaggaggaggaggaggttggggagggggaggcaggcgaggaggagggtggtggcggggatgatggtggtgacgggaaggggttgacaacaaggggtggctgcatggtaacgcaaagctactaaagcaggttcctgctactgaggagcagaagtggctcattgagcccacgggggaagagtaagtgccactttataataatttcattattttgcttgtcacatgcttattccggttgatatttattttgcttgtcacatgctaatagttcattcttttgcagcaactggatatattctaaaggggtccgtattcccaacggcctcatcaccgtcttgctgaagttatactggtcggggttgtactgtccggatccagtcaggcacccggaccgtcgggttttggccacgagctgggaccactgggaagcggccctccacgtggaccatgagacccatgccaaggccgcgatcactactttctgggtgagttctcttcagaatcacaagtccattctagtttcatgaatgatttaactcatggcttcttccattcttgttacATGCATGATtctagaaattctatcgagttcttccggagcacagggccagagcggagcagatcgtgctgcgccaatgcaagaagaaggcccaccagatgcagtacgaggtgcgctatgtggccatctcgacatactaccacgactatcttggtgtgaagatgaccaaggaagaagcgcggaggatgggcattaccttggagagggacgagttcttggcggtaagtataaaagatttttcgttatgctttcattatgctttcattaccttgtggtacatttcaccgtttcatgttgacatgccattatgcttttattatgtaggtgtgtccaaattggtgttatggaaaagacgagtccttggcggcattggtggatctttggtgtgatgaggctggagcctgggcgacTATGAGAatcaaaaacaaggctaaccgagggaaggagggagtacatgctcagggaaaccgaaaccactatctccacaaggcagttaatgtatgactaaccccattaaacattcttcttcttctatttaccatcactttattaggtatgactaacctctgtttggtggtgcaggaggagaaactgaagcggccgctctcacacatgcaggcgtgggagattgcccatacgcggaaggaccccaagcctggcgagcccaagtactacggcaagaagaccgcggggaggaagaaggcctactccgaagggtatctgaagttacatcctgacacacctgaccccattgcggcggatctggacgagagggtggtggtgggcatggggcccaaggagcacggtcgggaggcggttctcgatggtgtgatcactcctactatctcctacacacagctccgtcggatcgacccgagcctgagctagcgcacgagccagccagtgaccagtgcacagtcacagtccctctttcaggagcaacaatctgtaagtatgtattttccctcttatcttcattgctcactttatttttcgcatttagtagttttatgagctccatcatgtcataccgtaggcctacctggagtacacacgccaggagaccatggcgtggcatgaGAGGCTTTATGAACACCAGGTGCAGAGGGATCGCCAGATGCAGCAGGCTTTTCAGGAAATGGTGGCCGGCAGGTGTCCTTAGTTGCAGCCAGCACAATGTCCTCCAGCACAGCCAGTgctgctgacctttgaggagtttgtggcacagaatgctggcccctcgccggttagttcatccccaatctatttacccaaagcatgtcatgcctttcaacacagtcatatatcccgttaatatgtcttttcaacatccagggaacatgTGGATCTACCGTTagcggtggtcttcgcagcactcccgagacacagagcccgaccactccgatccacggaggcggaggcagaggtggaggcggtcttggcggtagcgctgccgctagtagtgacgacctgggcttcggcggtcttggcggtgacgacctccgcggtgctcgacgtcctggcgcttaagcctttgggtcacattgtggcggtcttggtggtgatgatacttatatgctagtgatgtttcttattgttgtttgtgagattcttatatgctttggtggtgatgatacttatatgtttatgctttgcgatgcttcttatgatgtgtgatgatgaatttgttgtgtgatgctgctccttattgttatgtgatgcatatattgTTGTATGATCCTTATATGTGCTGTATATTTTCAAATGAATTGAGttgaaacaaaacagaaaaaaggaaaaaaaaagcagacagaaactatgccgacggctaggccgtcggcatagagctgGCGTGAACTACCAGTGGCTGACACGTGGCAGGTCTATGCcaacggcctggccgtcggcatagccctgcccCAGGAGAGCCcagttgctgccacgtggcaggcctatgccgacggcctggccgtcggcttagtttgaaactagGCCGTCGGCATATACCTGCCCCAGGGGTGACGCCTGCTCGCCATGTGGCAGGCCTATgctgacggcctagccgtcggcacagTTTCGAACTAagtcgacggccaggccgtcggcataggcctgccaCGTGGCTAGCAGGCGTTGGtcagcacttgacggcggccgccgttaggaggtaacgttgccgacggccagtgccggcatagatgtacggacaccgtcgggataggtcctctgccgacggcctttctatgccgacgaccacccgggctacgccgacggatatgttgccgacggccctatgccgacgggggccgtcggcataggcctgtcccgaccgccagtcagggctatgccgacggccctggccgtcggcatagggtgcgattccggtagtggACGGATTAGAAGGAGTTCCGGCGTAGAATCCTGCCAGCTCCTCGGGGCAGAGGTTCGACGATTAGGGCCGAAGGGGTGCAACCAACATCAAACCATGCAATGGCCCTAGAAAGAGTGCCACAAAACCGCCGGACACTGCACTCCCAGCTCCAACACGACCCTATGTCCTCTAAGTAAAACCATCAACCAAACCACTAGAGACACCGGATTTCATCCATGTTTCCCCCTTCGTGTCAACTGCAACTACACAAATGTATGACTAATGGCCATTGTCCGGTGGCCTAGCCGAAGGCCAGCACCACGACCCAATTCCTTGTGGCTGGATTGCGTTCACACACGAGGCACAAATTTTGAATAATTAGTCTTAGGGAAATCAGCGACAATCCCCGTGGAATGAACCACCATTGCTCCAAACTTAAAAGCATGAAGGCATCAGGGCACTCCAGTCAGAGAGAGGACGAGATTCAAGCAGGCACACGCTACTAAGCTACTAAATTTGCATAAGAACAGGTAAGATAGCAGCACTTAGTTTTCCGAAGGTTTTCCAGCTCAAGGCAATCAATTTCCATGATGACCTTCTCAGCACAAATGTCCTGGAAGATGAACATCATCCCAGTACGCAGATGCCACAGAAGTAAGTTGAATTACCTCTCTTATTTAACACATCAGAGTTCTGGACTGGAGTTTATGTGGACCATTATAGTAAGACTGACATGGGAAGTGCACTGTGGCGACACCGCTTACTTTAAACTCTTTAAACCTACCTACGTGAACAAAATCCACAAACACAAAGATGATGACTTCCTAGTTTTCTGGAGCAGTTTTGTGTTAAAAGTTGTCTACCAACAGGATGAACGTTATGATCCACAATATTTCCTATTTGATAAACAACAGCATTGTGGCTGTGATGTTACGCTAACAGCATAACCTATTTGAATCAGACAAGTTAATAGCACCAAAAGAAGTGACAATGTAATCCGCCAAAGTGTATCATATCCTCTGGTGTCTAGAACCATTGGTATAACAAATAAGCACATACAATAGAAAGTACATTGAACATTTGAATAAGCCATCTgagaaaaatcagccacaatgcCCCCAGAACGAATCACCATTGCTCCAAACTTACAAGCATATAAAACATCAGAACATTCAATCATAGACCAAACCAAATGCAAGCAGACGTACCAAACCCGATGCTCCATAGGCAATATAGCACACGAATAATTGACATCACTTGTGTAACGATTGTAACTCTTCATACAGCGGCACATATGGCAGATATGGTGGATGGACATTTTCAAGATTGCATATCACTTTGAGTTGCCGACGATCCATATCATAGAACATGAACGTGCTATCCCAGCCCAAGGTGAAGAAGATCAAGTTACATTCCGGATGAATTGCAATCCAACGAAAGTCCTCCTCGATGTCTACAACTCTACATCATGTCGCCCTCCAAATAGATGTGAACTTTCAATGCTATGCTTCAGTATCCATTCTTTACTATTATAGTCTTCGAGAACATAAACTAGTAGTCGAACAACATGATCCTCATTGTCATCTCTTTCAAAACCAGCATAATACAAGCAGCCCTGTGACTGCTGTATAAAACCATCATTCAGAGAAGGAACACGAGAGTATATCATTGTTCCCGCCTCCTCGTCGGCAGCTAGACACAGGGTAGAGTGATTGACATCGGCCAAAAAATGCAGACTAAGATATGCAGCTGAGGGCTCCGCCGCCGCTCGAGGAGGGTCGTGCTCCTAGGGTtccccccgctccgccgccgccgccggccccctcccccaaccctccCACGCCTCCGGCCACGCGCGCCGCGCTGCGCCCCGCCTCCCTCCACCCTCCCGGGGGCCCATCTCCCCGCCCTCCAGCGCCTCCCCCTCCCGttcccctcctcccgccgccgccggcctgcgCCACCGGGCCCTGCCCGCGTGgtgttggcggcggcggaggccgtcCCTTCCCCGCGCGCGGTGCCACGGCTCGGGTGGTGGCGTCCCGCGGCGGTGCTCCTCGGTCAACGGTGATTCCGGCAGCGGCGGCTGCTCCTGGCGGCGCAGCTCCGGGTGGCCTAGAGGCGGCGCCGCGCTGGCGCGGTGGATGGTGGTGGCGCCctctcggcccagatctgggcccttttgggccccatctgggtttGGGCGGGCCTGACTCGGTCTCgcctgcggcggctccggcgggggcgGTGGTGGTGCGGCTCGTGCGGGGGGTGGTGGAGACGGCGGCACGTCTACTGCAGCTCGGCGATGGGTGCTTCACGAGCCCCTTTTGGGCTCGGCCGGGCCTCGAGGGCCTGGTACGCTCCCCTTGCCGCGTCCGGTCGGTGACCGCCGATGGCGGTGGAGGTTGTCTCCTCCGGCGTGGCTGCCCTCGCTGCCGTTCCTCGTTCCTGGCTGCTACCTCTCGTCCTCGTCGGTCTCGCTTCGATGACCACGGTGAGGCGGCGGTGATGATGGCAAGTCCGTGGTGGCGCACGTTCGTTGGTGGCTTGTCTGGTGGTGCGCGTCGGACCGTTCGGGGTTGTGGGTGTTTGGCGGATGGGAGAAATCCGGGCCGGCTTGCCGACACCGACGCGGTGATGCCCGTGGGCGCCATcgttccttcctgaagggcgtcgggtctcccccttccccacgcccctccgcgtaccgggggaaaccctaggacctgtccgggcagcagcgtcgtcgtcaTCGTGTTCCTTCCTGAAGGTGCTGCTTGGTATGCGGAGGTTCGAGGTGCCTGGAGCGAGGTGGTACATCTCCGGTGGGCGCAACGGTTTTGGGTTATCATCGTTTTCGTCGATCCGACGCTGTGGACATTATTTTCTCTgttctttctcttttgtttcttttgggCATGCTTGTGCTATTTGCCCCAGCATTGGACTCTTTGTTGTATCGGGCGGTTGCTATATCAATATAGCAGGGCGAAAAGCCTTTTTCGTTAGATATGCAGCTGAGTGAACACGAACGAGATCAATATCCCAGTACCATTTCTTCTCCTTATGAACGCACCTCCCGGTTTCCGATGAATAGACATATGAACAGCCGTCCACTCCCGGGAGACCAAATCCATTTAGTTGGTCCGTCAACAAAAACACATGGAAGTGGGGGGACACGGCTAGATCAAAACCTAAGCGCACAATACCCACCCAGCCGGATGGTCGCAATGCGGCAACTCAGTCCATTCCTCCGTGGCAGGATTGCACACGACGTAACGGCGCTTGCCAAGATGGGCAGATACGTCGTAGAGAAGGAAGCCATTGCAGCAGTCCAAAAGAAAGGCGTCCCGGCCGTTGGGCAGGAAGGTAAGACTGGTGCGACTGCGGCTCCCGGATAAATTGGTGAAAGGAAGAACTGGATGTACCAATTGCTCCTCCGTGGTGCCGCTGAAGAAGAAGCCGGTCAGGGTCTGGGGGAGCTTCCGGCGGTAGGTGCGGTCGTTGATGAGGCCGAGCCAGTGCTTGGAGACGCACTTGAAGCGGCAGAGCGGCCTGGCGGGCACGCGCGAGAGTATCTCGACTAGGAGGTCCTCGGTGAGTCTCTCGGCCGCCGTCTCGCTGCCGCtgggaagagaagaggatgaccTGCACACAGAGATGGAGAAGAGGTCTCAGGGGATCGGGTGAAGAAGGGAGAGGAAGGTCGCAACGATTCATGGCGATGTCTGCTCTGCGTACCTGATGCCAGTTGATTTGCGTCCGTCCTCCCACGGGCGAGCTCGATCCACCGGTGTGGACATGGCGGCGGCAGCGCCGTCAAACGCGGAGCAGGGTGATGAAACCTAGGGGGGCGGGGGAGGGGATTTAAACCTACAGGGACGGGGGAGGCTAATGGGCCGTCATTAGTATATTGGGCTAAATCGTACATGTCACATTTCCACTAGACCCCTTTAAAAATCAACCCAAAAAGAACATAAAAGTAGGAATCTTTATTATATACTAGtaaaacgcccgtgcgttgctacgggcctaGCGCAGGTAAATAAATACGTTCTTAGTATGAAAAGAAAGCATAAGTAACATACAAGTTTTGCCAGGATCATCTGGGAAAATCCTCCCTTCTACTGCCATCATCGACGATGAAGCCCCTCTTGCCGACGTTTCGTGGAGTTGGGCAATGGCATGGCATGCAACACCAGCGTCGAGGAAGCAGCTAAGCGGCATGGTCAACTGAAGCAGAGCTGCAGAAAAAGCGACGTGGTCAGGAATCATGAGCAGCTAGCCACCAAGTAAAATCAATTGCTCGAGAGTCGAGACTGAAGCCGGATAAACCCAAATGGTGGTGGAAGTCTCCCATGCTGGGCTGGCTCACGACAGCATTGTGCTAACATCTCCCTGGGCGACAGCGCTCTCTCCTCTGTATGAATCTAGCAAAGGAGAGAAGGAATATACACAGAGATTTTTTCTTTTCTTGTGTATGCATGTGTTGTTTCATGTAGGGAGATTGTAGTTGTGCTGGCCTACTTAACTAGATCATCAGCGACCAGCGCCTTCCACAACATATGGCTAGTTGTTTTCAGATTCCTCGGCTGGTTCTAGGTCCGTATGCGACCTAATTTGTGTTTAGGAACACCTTAGCGGATACAAACAgaggaaaatattctagacctatcATTTTTGGCTATATCCTATACATACATGTCGAATCTGTCTGGAACTATATATAATTCAGAGATATCTTAGGAACACCATTACTTGTCCCTGTACTTCATATTTGAGCTGGCACTTAAATCTGCATGTTAGCAAAATATCCAACATATAGTCACGTTTTGTGCGCAACATCCTGTACCTTAAACCATCGCAAATCCTTTATCTTGTGAGCTAGTATCTTCATTCTTCATGCACAATACAAGCAATACTTCAACATTGAATACTTCACAATTGGAAAAAATAAATGCGAGGTAGAAAGTTTGCTCGTATGTGTTAATAAGTCCACAGAGAATCTAAGCAAGTTGTTTCATGTTTGATGTTTTTAGTCGTATAGCCAAACATTATTATTTAATGACCGTTCTCTAGATTTCATGTGAAGTGGTGTATAAATTTAATTGTTTCATAAAACCTCTAATTGGAATGTATTTTTTTCCACTTGCCAACAGTTCCCTAAAAGACTGTTATATTATTCTAGCCAGAGAAATGTGGCTTTGGATTGATAGCCGAGGACGAAATAAAGAAAGGAGAATTTgttatagaatatgtaggagaagGTATGGGTTTGTTGAAATCTATTTTGAGCAAGTAAATGAAATGCAGACCAATGCAAGTATTATAATTTTTTTACTCATACTAGGCGATCAAACTAATATCCATATATCTTGCACCAATATTGTAGTTACTGATGACAGAACTTGTGAGGAAAGACTATGGAAAATGAAGAGACAACGTTACACTAACTTCTATCTTTGTGAGGTCAGTAGCAATATGGTCATTGATGCGACAAACAAGGGGAACAAGTCCAGGTTTATCAATCATAGTTGTGAACCAAACACAGAGATGGAGAAATGGTTAGTTATATTGTACTGCTTATTATTCTATATCCATGCTAATGACCCTGATACTTGCTACTGGTATCATGTTATTTTTCAGGACTGTGGATGGAGAGACCAGAGTTGGAATTTTTGCTCTTCGTGACATACAGAGAGGGGAGGAGCTGACCTATGACTATAAGTATGGTCATTCAGTTTCCTGGTTTTATAATTCTTTTTTCATTCTATTTTTTGTTTGTTTCGCCCACCTTGCTTTATTGCATGGTGTACACAAAACTGTTCCTGTTTCTAATCT
Protein-coding regions in this window:
- the LOC123164130 gene encoding putative F-box protein At3g52320 — protein: MSTPVDRARPWEDGRKSTGIRSSSSLPSGSETAAERLTEDLLVEILSRVPARPLCRFKCVSKHWLGLINDRTYRRKLPQTLTGFFFSGTTEEQLVHPVLPFTNLSGSRSRTSLTFLPNGRDAFLLDCCNGFLLYDVSAHLGKRRYVVCNPATEEWTELPHCDHPAGWVLCA